In a single window of the Rhineura floridana isolate rRhiFlo1 chromosome 3, rRhiFlo1.hap2, whole genome shotgun sequence genome:
- the LOC133379012 gene encoding zinc finger protein 420-like: MEDPFLKGLKKGEGSASSCSAGDGEDTHHSLEPCRVSSEIAEGEVKEETFGDQRLTRSQEESQAENGRNKATLTQADNSCQIPVQKNHHKRKEKLECPSCGKIFESKSHLHSHCRIHTGDSPRVILFRIPYGKSFSQISHFASHQRIHTEEKPHKCVECGKNFSQSSHHSLHQRVHTGEKIFKCLECGKSFSKRTALTKHCRIHMAGRPYNCMECGKEFTRNCNLISHQRIHTGEKPYRCVECGKSFICSSSLTSHQKNHTGVKPYTCFECGKSFKHSSQLISHSRIHTGEKPYQCLQCGRTFAHSLSLTSHKRTHTGEKPYKCLECGRMFAHRASLTSHKRTHTGEKPYKCLECGKSFSQRSHLSSHQRTHTGKKPYKCWECGKSFSQSSHLTVHQRIHTGEKPYKCTTCEKSFSNKTYLTCHHRIHTGEKPYKCFECGKSFSQSTSLTMHQKIHRGEKYVCFECGKSFSYSSSLISHQKIHTGEKLHSRFICSEQRHHSRKRRTGGLEQRIKMEDPFVKDLKKGEGSASSCSAGDGEDTHHSREPCWLSSEIATPEVKEETFGDQELTRSQEESQAENGRNKATLTQADNSCQIPVQKNHHKRKEKLECPSCGKIFESKSHLHSHCRIHTGDSPHVILFRIPCGKSFSQISHFASHQRIHTEEKPHKCVECGKNFSQSSHLSLHQRVHTGEKIFKCLECGKSFIHSSSLTSHQRLHTGVKPYTCFDCGKSFKHSSKLSSHSRIHTGEKPFICMECGKRFRLRAQLAVHQRTHTGEKPYKCLECGKSFSQISHFASHQRTHTGEKPYKCMECGKSFSQSSHLNLHQRVHTGEKIFKCLECGKSFSKRTALTKHCRIHMAGRLYSCTECGKEFTQNRLLISHQRIHTGEKPYRCVECGKSFIHSSSLTSHQKNHTGVKPYTCFECGKSFKHSIELSSHSRIHTGEKPYQCLQCGRTFAHSLSLTSHKRTHTGEKPYKCLECGRMFAHRASLTSHKRTHTGEKPYKCLECGKSFSQRSHLSSHQRTHTGKKPYKCWECGKSFSQSSHLTVHQRIHTGEKPYKCTTCGKSFSNKTYLTCHHRIHTGEKPYKCFECGKGFSQSTSLTMHQKIHRGEKYVCFECGKSFSYSSSLISHQKIHTGEKL, translated from the exons CAGGTGATGGAGAGGACACTCATCATTCTCTGGAGCCATGTCGGGTCTCATCAGAAATAGCCGAGGGTGAAGTGAAGGAAGAAACCTTCGGAGATCAAAGGTTAACAAGAAGTCAGGAGGAAAGCCAAGCGGAGAATGGGAGGAATAAAGCCACTCTTACCCAGGCCGATAACTCCTGTCAAATCCCAGTCCAGAAAAACCATCACAAGAGGAAGGAGAAGCTTGAGTGTCCTTCATGTGGCAAAATATTCGAGAGTAAATCTCACCTTCACTCACACTGTAGAATCCACACCGGGGATTCTCCCCGCGTGATTCTTTTCCGCATTCCCTacggaaagagtttcagtcagatTTCACATTTTGCTTCAcatcagagaattcacacagaagagaaaccacataaatgtgtggagtgtgggaagaacttcagtcagagttcACACCATAGTTTACATCAGCgagtccacacaggagaaaaaatatttaaatgcttggaatgtggaaagagctttagtaagAGGACAGCCCTCACTAAACATTGTAGAATTCACATGGCAGGGAGACCATATAattgcatggagtgtggaaaagaATTCACTCGGAACTGTAATCTTATTTCAcatcagagaattcacacaggagaaaaaccatatagatgtgtggaatgtggaaagagctttatctGTAGCtctagccttacttcacatcaaaaaaATCACACAGGGGTGAAACCATATacctgctttgagtgtggaaagagtttcaagcATAGCTCACAACTTATTTCACATagcagaatccacacaggagagaaaccatatcaatgtttGCAATGTGGAAGGACATTTGCCCATAGCTTGTCCCTTACTTCACATaagagaactcacacaggggagaaaccatataaatgtttggaatgtggaaggATGTTCGCCCACCGCGCGTCCCTTACTTCACATaagagaactcacacaggggagaaaccatataaatgcttggaatgtggaaagagcttcagtcagaggtcACATCTTTCTTCCCATCAGAGGACTCACACTGgcaagaaaccatataaatgctgggagtgtggaaagagcttcagtcagagttcaCACCTTACTGTGCATCAGcggatccacacaggagagaagccatataaatgcacgACGTGTGAGAAGAGCTTCAGTAATAAGACATACCTTACTTGTCATcacagaatccacacaggggagaagccgtataagtgctttgagtgtggaaagagcttcagtcagagtacaAGCCTTACTATGCATCAAAAAATTCACAGAGGGGAAAAGTATGtatgctttgaatgtggaaagagcttcagttataGCTCAAGTCTTATTTCTCATCAgaaaatccacacaggagagaaact TCACAGTCGTTTTATTTGCTCAGAGCAAAGACACCACTCCAGAAAAAGGAGAACTGGGGGCCTCGAACAAAGGATAAAG ATGGAGGATCCATTTGTCAAAGATCTCAAGAAAGGAGAAGGATCTGCAAGCAGCTGCTCAG CAGGTGATGGAGAGGACACTCATCATTCTCGGGAGCCATGTTGGCTCTCATCAGAAATAGCCACGCCTGAAGTGAAGGAAGAAACCTTTGGAGATCAAGAGTTAACAAGAAGTCAGGAGGAAAGCCAAGCGGAGAATGGGAGGAATAAAGCCACTCTTACCCAGGCCGATAACTCCTGTCAAATCCCAGTCCAGAAAAACCATCACAAGAGGAAGGAGAAGCTTGAGTGTCCTTCATGTGGCAAAATATTTGAGAGTAAATCTCACCTTCACTCACACTGTAGAATCCACACCGGGGATTCTCCCCACGTGATTCTTTTCCGCATTCCCTGCGGAAAAAGTTTCAGTCAGATTTCACATTTTGCTTCAcatcagagaattcacacagAAGAGAAACCACATAAATGCGTGGAGTGTGGgaagaacttcagtcagagttcACACCTTAGTTTACATCAGCgagtccacacaggagaaaaaatatttaaatgcttggaatgtggaaagagctttatccATAGCtctagccttacttcacatcaaagactTCACACAGGGGTGAAACCATATACCTGCTTTGattgtggaaagagtttcaagcATAGCTCAAAACTTAGTTCACATagcagaatccacacaggagagaaaccatttatatGCATGGAGTGCGGAAAGAGATTCCGTCTTCGCGCACAGCTTGCTGTAcatcagagaacccacacaggggagaaaccatataaatgtttggagtgtgggaagagttTTAGTCAGATTTCACATTTTGCTTCCCATCAGaggactcacacaggggagaaaccatataaatgcatggagtgtgggaagagcttcagtcagagttcgCACCTTAATTTGCATCAGCgagtccacacaggagaaaaaatatttaaatgcttggaatgtggaaagagctttagtaagAGGACAGCCCTCACTAAACATTGTAGAATTCACATGGCAGGGAGACTGTATAGTTGCACGGAGTGTGGAAAAGAATTCACTCAGAACAGGCTTCTTATTTcacatcagagaatccacacaggagagaaaccatatagatgtgtggaatgtggaaagagctttatccATAGCtctagccttacttcacatcaaaaaaATCACACAGGGGTGAAACCATATacctgctttgagtgtggaaagagtttcaagcATAGCATAGAACTTAGTTCACATagcagaatccacacaggagagaaaccatatcaatgtttGCAATGTGGAAGGACATTTGCCCATAGCTTGTCCCTTACTTCACATaagagaactcacacaggggagaaaccatataaatgtttggaatgtggaaggATGTTCGCCCACCGCGCGTCCCTTACTTCACATaagagaactcacacaggggagaaaccatataaatgcttggaatgtggaaagagcttcagtcagaggtcACATCTTTCTTCCCATCAGAGGACTCACACTGgcaagaaaccatataaatgctgggagtgtggaaagagcttcagtcagagttcaCACCTTACAGTGCATCAGcggatccacacaggagagaagccatataaatgcacgacgtgtgggaagagcttcagtaaTAAGACATACCTTACTTGTCATcacagaatccacacaggggagaagccgtataagtgctttgagtgtggaaagggcttcagtcaGAGTACAAGCCTTACTATGCATCAAAAAATTCACAGAGGGGAAAAGTATGtatgctttgaatgtggaaagagcttcagttataGCTCAAGTCTTATTTCTCATCAgaaaatccacacaggagagaaactataa